One window of Ailuropoda melanoleuca isolate Jingjing chromosome 3, ASM200744v2, whole genome shotgun sequence genomic DNA carries:
- the CDKL3 gene encoding cyclin-dependent kinase-like 3 isoform X2, translating to MIIEMATGNPYLPSSSDLDLLHKIVLKVGNLTPHLQNIFSKSPIFAGVVLPQVQHPKNARKKYPKLNGLLADIVDACLQIDPAQRTSSTDLLHHEYFTRDGFIEKFIPELRAKLLQEAKVNSFIKPKENSKENELTKDERKTSYINTLLKPKENSKENELMKDERKTTHTNTLLNTPVLGKEMEKEKKPKEIKVRVIKVKGGTGDISEPNKIECEGGHYQQDAIENAHTMSQDTKPVINEPPKPVNSTNSNGMKDDPRAGGSMMMPPINLTSNNLMASNPNSNFSHPSSRLTERARKRHTSSQSTRQSQMEKSVFNERTGQSDQMANGNKRKLNFSRSDRKEFHFPELPFTVQPKEVKGMEVKQIKVLKRESKKTDSSKIPTLLNVDQNQEKQEGGGGHFKGKNLKRNRFFFWHTKKG from the exons ATGATCATTGAGATGGCTACTGGAAATCCCTATCTTCCTAGCAGTTCTGATTTGGATTTActtcataaaattgttttaaaagtag gcAATTTGACACCTCACTTACAGAATATCTTTTCCAAGAGTCCCATTTTTGCTGGGGTGGTCCTTCCTCAagttcaacaccccaaaaatgcaagaaaaaaatacccaaagcTAAATGGATTGTTGGCAGATATAGTTGAT gctTGTTTACAAATTGATCCTGCTCAGAGGACATCATCTACTGATCTTTTGCATCATGAGTATTTTACTAGAGATGGGTTTATTGAAAA ATTCATACCAGAACTGAGAGCTAAATTACTACAAGAAGCAAAAGTCAACTCATTCATAAAGCCGAAAGAgaattctaaagaaaatgaacttaCGAAAGACGAAAGAAAAACATCTTATATCAATACACTGCTAAAACCAAAAGAgaattctaaagaaaatgaacttatgaaagatgaaaggaaaacaacTCATACCAATACACTGCTAAATACTCCAGTTTTGGGAAAA gaaatggaaaaagagaaaaagcccaAGGAAATAAAAGTCAGAGTTATTAAAGTCAAAGGAGGAACAGGAGATATCTCAGAACCAAACAAGATAGAGTGTGAAGGTGGACATTATCAACAGGATGCCATTGAAAATGCTCATACTATGTCTCAAGATACAAAACCTGTAATCAATGAACCACCAAAGCCTGTCAATTCCACTAATTCTAATGGCATGAAAGATGATCCACGTGCTGGAGGAAGTATGATGATGCCACCCATCAATCTAACTAGCAATAATTTGATGGCTTCAAATCCCAATTCAAATTTTTCCCATCCCAGTTCAAG gttGACTGAACGAGCAAGAAAGAGACATACTTCTTCACAATCTACTAGACAG aGCCAAATGGAGAAGAGTGTATTTAATGAGCGAACAGGTCAAAGTGACCAAAtggcaaatggaaacaaaagaaagctgaattTTTCCAGATCTGACAGGAAGGAATTCCATTTCCCAGAATTGCCTTTCACAGTACAGCCCAAGGAGGTGAAAGGAATGGAAG TTAAACAGATAAAAGTGCTGAAGAGGGAATCAAAGAAAACAGATTCATCTAAAATACCAACTTTACTTAATGTggatcaaaatcaagaaaaacaagag GGTGGAGGTGGCCATTTTAAGGGGAAGAATTTGAAgaggaacagattttttttctg